In the Bacillus sp. FJAT-42376 genome, AACGGTGGGTATACTGTAAATAGACAGAACGCGGTAAATAAATGTCAAAACAATGAAACATCAGCCTAGAGGTTTACCTGTTTTTTAGGTAAAATAGAATCATAACACTTTTGAATGAATTTTCAGCAAGAGTGACCACGTTTAGATAGGTTGGTGTTTCATGTCTACAGAAAAAAAGCCCGCATATGGCGGTCAGGCAGTGGTTGAAGGAGTTATGTTCGGCGGTAAGCATCACTATGTAACTGCAGTGCGAAGAAAAGATCAATCCGTTGAATTTTTCCATTTGCCGAGGAAGGTCAGCCCGATTCTCGCCAAATTGAAGAAAATTCCTTTCTTAAGGGGCATTATCGCCATCCTGGAAGCCAGCGCCAACGGTACAAAACACTTAAATTTTTCAACTGAACGATATGATGTTGATCCTAAGGATGACCGTAAAGCAGCATCCGAAAGGAAAGAATCAAAATTAACAATGATTCTCGGCGTAGCTGCTGCGGGCATTTTATCCTTTTTGTTTGGAAAATTCATTTTCACGTTAATTCCTGTCTTTTTGGCCGAATCTACCCGTTTTATTTTTAAAAGCGATTTTTCTCAAATTATGGCAGAGGGTGCCTTTAAACTCATTCTGCTGCTCGCTTATATTTATTTTATCTCGCTGACTCCGCTCATAAAACGTGTTTTTCAATACCATGGAGCGGAGCATAAAGTGATCAACTGCTATGAGAACGGGTTGGCTCTGACAGTGGAGAATGTCCAAAAACAATCCAGACTCCATTACCGCTGCGGGAGCAGTTTCATTTTATTTACCGTCATTGTCGGGGTCTTTGTTTATATGATCGTTCCGACAGACCCGCTTTGGGTCAGAGTTGTAAACCGGATTACCTTAATTCCGGTTGTCCTCGGCATCTCTTTTGAAGTGCTTCAGCTTACAAATATGGTGCGGAACGTTCCGGTTCTGAAATGGCTCGGCCTGCCCGGCTTATGGCTGCAGCTGCTGACCACGAAAGAGCCGGATGACCGTCAAACTGAAGTGGCAATTATGAGTTTTGAAGAGCTGTTGAAAATGGAAAAAGAAACAGCTATGTCTGAAGAACAAATTGTTTAACTGTCTTTCTTAATCTTCTGGGAGGTGGGTTTATGAAACGCGGATCAAACTGGTTTTTTCTGGCTATCGCAGGTCTTGCAGGATTTTATTTAATTACTACATTACTGACAAATCCCGCTGCTTTGTTCCAGCAGGCAGCGATCATCGCCATAACGGTTGCCATTATCTATCTTGTCTTCCGTTATGTCATGAGAAAAAGAATGGGATTGGATTATTCATCCTATTCAAAAGCAGCTAAACATACAAAACGAAGCGCATATGAAAAGACTCATACCGGATCCCCTTCCAAGACGGTTACTCCCATTAAAAAATATGCCAAAACGAAATCCTTTAAAAAGAAAAACTCCAGTCATCTAACCGTCATTGAAGGAAAAAAAGGAAAAAAGAAAAACAGGGCCCTTTTTTAAAAGGCCCATGTTTGAAGAAAAAGCTCCGTTTCACTTCTGCCTAGCTCAATTAGAGCTAGCTTTTTTTCTTCCGTTAAATCGAATTCTGTCGTCAAAATGTGATCCACGGGCAAAAACACAATGTTCCGCTCATGCTTGCTTGAAATATGCCTCGCATCATGAGCATCTTTCATTGTCTCAAATAATGCACCATACAGCTCAATAGCGTTCGTGATTTTGTTTTTTGGACGTTCCTGTTCGTTAGGCGTTAACCGAATTCCAAGGACCGGCCGTTTTGGAAACAGATCAGATGTAAAAAGCCAAATGGGGAAATTGCTTAAAACCCCGCCATCCACTATCACGCAGTTTCCTAGTTGTGAAGTCAGTTTCACCGGTTCAAAAAAGTAGGGCAGACTGCTGCTCATTCTTACGGCCCTTGCAATCGAAAAATGCTCGGGAACGAGGCCGTATGAAGGTAAATCATCCGGAATGACGACAATTTTTCCGTTAGTCAGATCTGATGCAACGACCTTTAATGAACCGGCACGCAAATCTCCAAAAGTTGAGATCCCTTTGGCTTTTAATTTCTCCGAAATCCAATTCTCTAATTTTTGGCCTCTATACAAGCCAAGCCTCCAATAAATCGATATCCATTTAAGAAACCGAAGCGGGAAAAAGGAGATCCTTTCATCCATGAAGTCTCTTAAATTCACTTCTTCGAGCAATTCAATAATTTCATCACTTGTATAACCCGCTGCAATAAAGGCGGCAACAATGGATCCGGCGCTTGTACCTGCTAAACGCGCAAATCGAAGTCCTCTTTTTTCAATCGCCTGGTATGCTCCTGCCATTGCGAGCCCTTTTATTCCCCCGCCTGAAAAAACACCGTCAATATACACAGGAATCCCCCTCTGTATGCCGTCTGTTTATCTTATTTCAGTGCGCTGTTTTCTTAGAACTTCCTCTGCTTGGTCCGGGTAAAATGGAAAGTTTTCGAAGTGTATATGGGAGGTTTAATCGGGAAGATTGGAAGAAGCAAGAGCGTGCGGTTCCTTATTGAGCCGCTCTCCTGCTGCTGTATATCAGGTTGGGTTCTGTTCACTGCGCTTTTGAACACTTTTTAAATCTTCTGTACGTTTCGGATTTTCCTCGAAATACTGGACGAGATCCCCAATTCTGTCAATCGCATTCCAGCTCAAATGATGTTCGATTCCTTCTACATCATCATAAATGATTTCTTCTTCAACACCGATAATTCTCATAAATTGTTCAAGCAATTCGTGTCTGTAAACGAGCCGTTTACCGATTTTTTTACCTTTCGGCGTGAGAATTAGGCCTCTATATTTTTCATAAACTAAATATTCATCTTTATCCAGCTTCTGTACCATTTTTGTTACAGAGGAGGGATGGACACCAAGCGCTTCTGCGATATCAGACACTCGTGCATATCCTTTTTCTTCTATCAAATTGTATATTTGTTCTATGTAATCTTCCATACTGGGCGTTGGCATGTAGTTAAGTCCCTCCATTGCTTACCAATCATCTTCTTCAATAAATCATAACAAGTGTACACTTTTTTTAAGGCTATGACAAGGAA is a window encoding:
- a CDS encoding DUF1385 domain-containing protein codes for the protein MSTEKKPAYGGQAVVEGVMFGGKHHYVTAVRRKDQSVEFFHLPRKVSPILAKLKKIPFLRGIIAILEASANGTKHLNFSTERYDVDPKDDRKAASERKESKLTMILGVAAAGILSFLFGKFIFTLIPVFLAESTRFIFKSDFSQIMAEGAFKLILLLAYIYFISLTPLIKRVFQYHGAEHKVINCYENGLALTVENVQKQSRLHYRCGSSFILFTVIVGVFVYMIVPTDPLWVRVVNRITLIPVVLGISFEVLQLTNMVRNVPVLKWLGLPGLWLQLLTTKEPDDRQTEVAIMSFEELLKMEKETAMSEEQIV
- a CDS encoding SA1362 family protein, translated to MKRGSNWFFLAIAGLAGFYLITTLLTNPAALFQQAAIIAITVAIIYLVFRYVMRKRMGLDYSSYSKAAKHTKRSAYEKTHTGSPSKTVTPIKKYAKTKSFKKKNSSHLTVIEGKKGKKKNRALF
- a CDS encoding patatin-like phospholipase family protein: MYIDGVFSGGGIKGLAMAGAYQAIEKRGLRFARLAGTSAGSIVAAFIAAGYTSDEIIELLEEVNLRDFMDERISFFPLRFLKWISIYWRLGLYRGQKLENWISEKLKAKGISTFGDLRAGSLKVVASDLTNGKIVVIPDDLPSYGLVPEHFSIARAVRMSSSLPYFFEPVKLTSQLGNCVIVDGGVLSNFPIWLFTSDLFPKRPVLGIRLTPNEQERPKNKITNAIELYGALFETMKDAHDARHISSKHERNIVFLPVDHILTTEFDLTEEKKLALIELGRSETELFLQTWAF
- the mntR gene encoding transcriptional regulator MntR, with translation MPTPSMEDYIEQIYNLIEEKGYARVSDIAEALGVHPSSVTKMVQKLDKDEYLVYEKYRGLILTPKGKKIGKRLVYRHELLEQFMRIIGVEEEIIYDDVEGIEHHLSWNAIDRIGDLVQYFEENPKRTEDLKSVQKRSEQNPT